Genomic window (Vitis riparia cultivar Riparia Gloire de Montpellier isolate 1030 chromosome 4, EGFV_Vit.rip_1.0, whole genome shotgun sequence):
CAAATAAAAAGTGCGTTTGACTGTGATAttagaaagtgtttctagtctttttaacacttcaaaatttttatcttttaagcaTAAAAAAGACTAGAAACATTTTCTAGAATCATTACCAAACATACTCAAAATCATGTATGTGATTTCACTGTAAGACGTTTTGCATCAGCTTTCCAACACCGTTCAATGTCTTCTGAGATTCGTTTGGCGTCCATTGATGCGCCAAGCAGGCCGCGCTTAGTGAACCCCACTGCATATAGCCCACAATTGCCTTTCCAACCATTTGGAAATGGCCTCCGAGGTAGCCCATCTTTCTCTGAAAACAAATCTCTCTCCTGAGGGAcaactcaaaattttaagtCCTTTCCAACTTTTGCATACACTTAAAGTGCAAGAAACCGCGAAAGAACAGAAAAAAGATAAAGGAATACCTTTAGCCAAAATGGTACATTGCTTTTGTAACCAGTTGCAAAGATTATAGCATCAAAATTCTCAGTTCTTCCATCAACAAACTCCACAGCATGACACTTCAGTTGCCTGATGCCTGGACATATCTACATCCATGGTGACGAATTCGGAATTTGAGAATTATTCACATTCAGGAAAGGTATCACTAGCTAGATGAATTAAACCCTAAATCAATCCTAGTGACAAAATCATCAAACATTTCCAAACCCTAAAAAGTACTATTAGGTCATGCATAGTAGTGGTGGGAAATGGCATAtagaaaaaaccctaaattgATATTAGTGACAAAACCATCAAACTAGCCCTTGAGGTAATATTAGGTCAATATTGAATGGCATAATAATTAGGGAATGATGTGAAGGAATTGGCCAAGAAACGCATCATATCATTTGACAAGTTGTTATATATTGTTATAGGATCCATCAAACACTAAGGTGGTAAACAGAAAAAAACAATGATGTGATCTTGATAATTAGTCAAGTACCTTAATGTCTCCACTTTTGATCTTAGCAAGTGTCCCTACATCCAACACCGGCGTCTTTCCGGACAAGTTTTTGAGTTCAAGGGGACCCAATTTAGGGCGGTCCAATCCGAATTTGGCCGTGTCACCGAGCATGAACCGAGACACGATCAGCAGGAGGTGATCGACAAGGCGCATGGGCAGCCACTTGAGCAACCACATGGACAGCCCAAAAGTTGATTTCCCCAGCATCTGTCGTGGTAGGATGTGCACCTTCATCAACaccaaggggaaaaaaaggtcACAAAGAAAAGGTTAAAAGGAGGAAGTCATGACCAAAAAGAGAGCAAAAGATGAGTTGATGTGCGAAGCCATTGCCCTTGTGTAGGGCTGGTTGCATCCAGGCCATataacaccatttttttttgctCAATAAGGATTATTTTTTTACTCAGAAAAATCATAAGATCATAGCTAAAAGGGGATGCATGATTACtatgattattatttaagatCCTCCTCATGTTGCGCATGCTTTGGAATCCCAAGAAAGTGAagcatcatttttattttttcttgtatgCATTTTCTCCAAAATCAAGCTTTAAGCAAACTGCCCATCAATGAATTCAAAAGATCAATTTTGTACAATGAAATGGGGTTTGGTCATAatgtcaaaaaagaaaaagaaaaattgggaAACCCTTATGGGGTTTAACCAAGAAGCTTGTGAAATTTTTGGGAAACATGACATGATTAATCCCATCTCAGTTTTCCTCATGCATTCCCAAATATAACAAAATctacaaaaattcaaaagtgGGTATCTTACTTCGGATCCAAAAcaagcttttcttttcttttcttttcttttcttttttgttgtttggctcattgaattaaaatttttttaagcttgaatagacaaaaatacaataaaaaacaaacatggaGAGTTTTTTCAGAAAGAGATAaaagagagaggggggggggggggggggggggggggggggagggcgGGGGCAAGGTTAAAGTGTTCTTACTGAATCTCTGACCACAAGAGAAGGCCTAGCATTATGATTGCAGAGGTCCAAACACACCTCCATTCCTGAATTCCCACAACCAACCACCAAAACTCTCTTCCCTCTGTACACATCTCCGCTTTTATACGAACTTGTATGCACCATTGGCCCGCCAAACTTTCTCCTCCCTTCAATCTCCGGCACCATCGCCTCTGCATTCTCTCCGGTGGCCACTATCAGCCATCGGCACACATATTCCGTTGTCTCGGTTTTCACGCGCCAAAACCCAAGCGTGTGGTCGTACTCTGCACGCGCCACCGACTCGTTGAACCTTGGCCGTATATCGAACCGCTCCGCGTATGCCTCCAAGTACTCTATAAACTGCTGCTTAGTTGGGTAAGTCGGGAAATTCTCCGGGAAAGGCATCAGCGGGAGTTCGCAGAACTGCTTAGGGAGATGGAGGCAGAGTCGATCGTAGGTATTTAGCTGCCACAGAGAAGCTATGCGGTTGGATCTCTCTAGAATTACACTGGGCACTCCTTTCTCTTTCAGGCACGCAGCCGTGGCCAGCCCCGACGGTCCAGCTCCGACGATCACCGGTCCTGGAATGAAACTTCTGCCGGAGCTCATGGCCTTGTCATTAAAAATAGGGTCATGAGCTCTCTTCCCTTCTATTTCTCTGAGAAAGTCCATGAACAGTACAATAACTGAAGAAACCAGTTGCAGAAACTAGCTCTGTAGCTTCAGCTTTACACTCGAAAGTCGTCTAATTCATGAAACAGCACTGAAACTGAAGAGAACCCATTAATCAGAAGACCTTCTTGATGAAGAACAAGAAGTTAACTTTCTCTCTATCTTCCAACTTCTCTGAGATTAAGCCCGGATTGAGTGCTAACTTTTCCTCTCTTATCTGAAGAGAGATTAGGCGCCAggacaaaaaatacaaataaactTTCCTTAATTTGTGGAGTGGATTAAGAAGTTCTTATCCACTTGTAAGAGAGTGTTTTTTTGAATCTATGTGTGTAGTTCTCCATGGAGAAGAAAGCGGAGGAGCGAGAGCTACGGGGCAAAATCAGAggggagaggagagagagagatggtgatatgtctatatatattccttttGCTCATACAGGAAGTAATTCAGTTGAATTCTTTATATATGAGGCTCAGTGGTAAAAGAGAAGTAATGGAAGTGGGGTCGCTAAATATATAGTTTAAACGaccatatattatatatatgtttatataagcTATTCATCTCAGTCATTGAACACTGAGTCATGGGGGGTTTGattatttttgcttaatttatctttttatcttcAGTGCTTAATCTCAATTAGGAGAATGGATTTAAGTTGAGAAGCCATTAACTTAACTTGGATTTTAGCTGGTCTCATTCTCATTGGATGAAGGCTTTGGTTGTGGTCGCAGATGAATTGGATTCGGCCTCACCtccacttaattttttttgataaattaattcatTTCTTTCTCAATGTTTGTTATATGAGGAGAATTAATTCATGgtcaatattatttcaaaatcatataCAAATGATACAaactaatttcaaaaattaaattaagatatggATGGCAAAATTTTTGATGGCTATTCAGATTTTAGTCAGAATTGAGAATTTCATGCAGGTACGTTATTGGAAGTTTAATTAAGGGATGAGAATTCTCCGAGGATGACCATTTGTCTCATTTCCCCCTTTAAAGAGGACTTGAAGGAATTTTGGTggtatgaataaaaatattggaaaagtCAAATTGACTTAAAAGGTGGGTCACACAACACATataaggtttttatttatttattggtaaattaatcttatttattttcttttatttgctaATAATAAAGACTTAATTTGTCAAATTAGagtttatatcattaaaaatcattatataaatttttcataatttagaaaagaagattcaatcaaattcttaattaattaatttaatactttAGACATTGATACTATATTTAGTTCCAttaaagtattaagaaaaaaataaaattaaaggaaattattttaatttttaatttataaaaaatcaaagaataaaattaaaattaattagaaactttctatatttaaaatatttatttttatataaaaataaataaaataatttattaatttgatctctttcattttttttttccttttctctatgTAGGctaaaatttttgaattgaaaacGTGGGAATGCGGGAAAGCACAATTTGTGTGTGACAATTATGGTATCGACCCATGATTGTGGGTACCGAAaatagtgaattttttttatgattcttcttttttttttttttttctttccttcaaaattaagtgaaaaagaaattaaataaataaaaaaaataaaactcagaAATTATTTAGGAtctgtttgataactattttcggAAACAATTtcgaaaaatagtttttaaaaacaattttttaaaactgttttctgatttttgtaaaataaaagtctgtttgagaatataaaatatttttaatatttttaaatatgttttaaaaataatttttgtatctttatttttaattattctatatgttagtataattattttttagaacaaactttaaaaaaataagtaaaaaataacgtaaaaaaattaaaagatattttctaaaaatatattatttcctatttttaaaaatagaaaagaaaaaatggttatTAATTACTAAATCaactttttaagttttttgttccgaaaaatagaaaactgtttttttaaaaaaaaattctaaatatgcctgtaaaaccttaaaataatttaatattttggattttaCTAAAAGTTGAAGtcagtcatttttaaaaaataattctaatactgtaaaaatttattaaacaaaaaaaagaaacctttTTTCATAAgcttaatagattttatataagcaataatatttttcttgactttcatattaattcttttaaaggataaaattttcaaataaaattaatcaaacaaatataaaaacttttattaaattattttttattaaggttttaatttcctcaccttttatttatttcgtcaaaattttaaaattactaatttctgaattgcttttttttttttttttttttaattcttacacaattttttattagaacTCTTTATTTTGggttatattttctttttttcttcaatggattatttttctttcttaataatattttagtttcgTTTTCTTGATATGGtagaaaatatgtatatatagaattttctttttcattgtgATAAAGAATATGCATGGATATAAAAGTTTCAAACAAAGATATAATGGAAAGAGTATTAAAAAACcccttcaattttatttatttatttatttatatatatcatgGTATGCCCATGGTTATGCAAATGTGTTTGGGGGGTTAGATGGAAAAGAGGCCACCGCGACAGATCGATGTGAGTGTAGGTGGTTATTAACTACCTCTGCACACAATTATTTCTTCACTCATTAGCGACATGACAACCTACCCCACCATATATTTATGGCTTcttataatcaattttatttatttttacttttttgccccctttttttcttgtttttgcaaAAAATTAGGGCTATTATGAGAGAACCCTCTTTATGGTTGCTATTGATGCCTTCTTTAAATGGATGGTTGCTATGAATTCATggaaagatttattttattttactttttgctCTCTATTTCCCCCAACAAACTAGTGTAGAGAAAGAGTTTTCttgaatatgattttattttctttaggaattagattctcttttttattggtgaaaaatctATCTTGTTAAAATGATAATCCAtgtaataagtcataaaaaaatatctacttTTAgtggttcaagatatcttatgagaATTAAGTCTTTATTTGAGACCCATTTTAATGAACTGTGTTAGTACAATTGGTATATATATACTATTGGAATTTACCTAGGTGAATgaaaattaggattttttttccttggaatACATGGTGTTTTTTAATAGACAATTTGTTTTAAATGATGTGTCTTGTATTTAAAAGACAGTGTCTTAAGACATAACCTTTTAAAGGATATGTTTAGTATTTTAAAGACATATTTATTCTAATAAGTCACCATCAAATCTATAAATAGGAGCCCgacatttttattcatttattcatgctttctactatttctttttttgttgtcaTTGAAGTCATTTTTTAACTTCAAGTCTAgtcatttctcttttttatcaaatatttggtATACAAGAGAGTACAAATCACTAAGTAATTCATCCTTTTTTTGTGATTTGAAATGTTACTATTACAAGAAAGTGATTGTTGTATCATGAGAGACGATTGTCAATAAACAGTAAGCACCTAAGCGGGGCAAATTCGTCTTTAGGATATAAAGCCAAATTTTAGCTTTGATCAACCTTATTTGTAAGTTCTAATTTtctatttactttattttatttgtgtatTTATTATACACacttattattcatatatttttagtgatttagATAACATATACCGTgcaaccaaagattcgtaagtgggagatcttattttctaaatacaagttgtaaaaaaaagtatttatggTAAGTTGGAATTCGAATGCAATTAAAGTCACAACATGCGTAACAACATATTTTTGAGGTAAAAGTAggtaatttagattttattagtAAGAGTCAAACAATCAATTAGTGACATTTGATGAGAGATTTAACCTAACCATTATAAGTATGAGTGTGAGCAATAAAAAGCTTACTACCAatcctaattaatataaaatagtaaataaatgtTTTGGATGTGAATTTACTAGTAGTATCAAGATGTTTGGTAATTAAGCTCGTAATAAGATTATTGGACTAGTGAGTCTACTAAATGCAACATTGTGAGCGTAATGTAGACAAATATGTGATCACTTAATTGAGACATCTATTAAAACCATGAAATATTGAAATGACATATAAGGTGTATGGATAGACTCATATATGTCCCCTTGAGTTTGCTCTAAAAGGGTTGGTGACTTAGAGACTACTTTGATAAAAGATGATTTAATATTCAATATATCAAGTAAATAGACaatataatagaaataattGGGTTAAAGTATCTTTTAGTTCTTTGAGAGATGCCTATGAGAATTGACTCTAATACAATGCATTGTGGAGGAGTCTAAATGACCGAGTCAAGTCCTAACATAAACATTTTTGGGTTAGAGAACTTCTAGGTTATGAATATATAGGTTTCAATACGTGCAATAATTGTATGATATAACAAAGAGGATGTAGAAAGAAGTATTTGTAAGATTGTTTTAAACTAAAAGTAGATTTCTAGATATTTTTAATGCTAAGTAGATTTCTTCTAGATATACTAGAATATAAAGTATCATGAATATAAAATTTCCATTCCATTAGTTACACGATAATTGTTTTTCGATATCTCTTAATTAGTTTTGTAGagtatgatattaaattaatgtttGTTTTAGCTAAGGTTAAGTTCAAAAAATATCTTTGATGTTGAAGAATTGTATATGTTGTTGAACAATTTATGAGATATTCATTAACTAGTTTCATCTTGCAAACTACCAATAGGTTAAAAagattcatatattttcatgtaAACAAGAAAAGgaagtcatttaaaaaaaatcaagtatatAATacatattagaaatattaatttttcaaagataatataaaaaatggagaacATACTAAAAGCAATATCATAACTTTTAATCTAGATAAACATTTCTTGCACCAATCAAATGTCAATTTTTCTAGTAAGGTCTTCAAAGAAATCCTCAACAACTAGACGAATTCTATGTCTTAAGTTTATTTGCACCACTAAAATTCATCTTtatgttaatttctttttatttttattgaatctTTGTAAAGTTCAACTTAATGTCTAATATACAATGGGCCTGACATACTCGTGGGCTTGACATACAACGAGTATGTGCTTAATATCCTTTCATTGCTAcatctataatatttattattataagccTTGGAGGacttatctatttttttttcttttgttgcctTTCTATTATTCGACTTTTGATAGtgaacttttttattttgaaactttGAGAAAGAATGATTATGACTACCATGATGCTATGAGCTATGTTTTCCATAACGCACGCATCTACTTCAACATCTGAGATCATAAAATAAGGTGACATTCACTTTAGGCAATAACACAAAACCAATTGGattaaagtaattattttttgaacaaaaGCTCTTTGTTTTGCTTATAAACAACAATTAAGATATGAGATAAATCCAAAGTATTATGCAAATCTATGTTTTTAGTAATACAAGAGCACATTTAGGTTCTAAAAAGTATTGTGTTTATTTTTGACAAGTCTTCTTTAGAAACTTTTTCTCTacataatttcaattaaaaactaatattgAATAATGTGGAATTATGTTCACTAACAATTTTGAAATCTTCCAATCTCACATATATCCAAACATAAAAAGTCTTTGGAAAGATTACTGTCTTTTGGtgttcatattattattttaaattagtgtAGAGAGTGAAAGGGTCTTTTAACAATAAAGTTTGCATGATTTGGCAAGAATTTTCTATTGTCTTCTTTATGTGTTGTCTTAAGATTCCTTACATCAAAATGAATTTCGACATCAAGTATTTATGACAGATAATTGTTTCCAAAAATGCCCAAAACAATAAACGCAAGTTTTGTAAGATTTGACATAGTTTGAGACCaatgttaaataaataatttaattagaaaacaTATATGTTCAAACAAACTTACTGGGACAAAAATTACAAGtgaatatgataatattaatttcTACTTAATTTTGCAAATTGAGAacatataaaatagttttacaTAGATTcgcattataaaaaaatatgaatttaattataAGGCTTCTGGCTTATaaagtttataattaaaaaaaatttaaatataagataaatgaaacataatgtaataataataataataataataataataataataataataattgaattttataatatattttctaaaagacaaataattattcaaaaaaaggaaaattttcatttattggtCATGAGGTTCTCTTACTTACGTATTATAAAAggaatgataaataatatataatttaataagttaCGTACAAAGAAAATATGACAAATAAGTAGAGAAATATAGAAAAGAGTATTCTCTAAATACATGGATaatgcttttatatatatatatatgcttataAAAATGAAGTTTAGACTTTAATTTATAGTGAAAGCAATAAGGTtgtatgaaaaattttcttggtTATTATGAAAGGAGCGGTTAAGATATGGTGACCATCCACCGTAGTATATCTATAACCATCAAGACCTTTccttttacatatttttatgatataagttgtattattaaaaaataatgttaagtattttcattctttaaaaaaaaaaaatacacaaacatCTTAAATTCAAAACATAATGTGATATTACTTAGGGTACATTAACCTTGTCTCATTTTGATTatcatacaaatcaatgtgaactagaaggtTTAGAGAACCATTCATTTACGAAGTcttataaattaattactaaataCAATCACTgattcaaagaaaacaataaagttACATATCCCAATTACAAATACTCTAGCATGAATTAATATATCTACATGTATGGatgtaaatttcaaaatattgcaTCAAAAGATTGACCAATATTTCGGTATTAGAAAGTAAAATTTGTAATGACCATTTGTTTTAATTGGGTGATACTATTAATTTTAGCCAATATTTCAACACCTTTCATGCGAGAATTTGCAAAAGACTAGTAAATGCGATGTGATAAGATCAAACTTGagtctccaaaaaaaaaaaagaaaacaatgcaTGACCCCTTGGCCAAGttcttaataatatattaacttttatTATGTTATTCTTTCCCAAAGctaataaacaaacaaataaattttaattattgttattcatattcaaattttatctaATTAGATATCGTAAATATAAAAATCACcacaataatatttgaaaaaatatctcatttatgttttaaattccaataaagtataaatttatagacataatttcaaatattttttagaaactactaagacaaaaaataacaacatatttaattatcatttttaaaattttaaaatatatttgaacaTCATAGATAATCTTTTTgatattaaatgtaattttgtgtttgaaattattaaaatttaatgaaataatatttttatttccacaTTAATagttaatattcattttatttgttatcaaCACAGATTCTATTATTGgtcaatttcattaattttatcatatatatatatatatataaatttttaatagtatgcaaatttatactaatattttatacatttaatgaaatcaaatatttatcCTACATTTATGTTAAgtgtttaatttcaaaattcatatttcttatcatctcaaattatattattatagaatattacaaattttatcatagatatattgttttcttcaataaaacaattttaatatttgcattattatttttttattatttctttgattttttccaAACATTTCTATAAGTTTTGATCCccatatttttgataaaattaatttaacaattgATGTTTCAATGtttaattgcaaaaaaaaaaaattaataaatgaatttaagacACTTGAAAGTTGAAACACAGTAAACCTATAGGCTTAAAAGGTACATTTCTTTAGACAAAGAAAACACATGAGTGAAcatatgaaaaattgaaatttttgaataGTTTAGAATCACAAAAGGGTCAATGTTAATGATTAATCGGTCTTAAGTTGGAATGACCATTActaaaatggattttttttttttaaaaaaaacaagtaacaCTAAAAATACACAAATTAAAAGGTTATCCTTAAAAAAGCACTACAAAAATACTAGATATATATTATGACTAACACTATTATTGATTATGTTTTCTCATTTCAAGGGATCATTGACATTATTACCAATAATAAAGATTTAGGACCATAAAATGTGACAGATAAATgattagataaaataaaaagaagttaTCCAGATAGAGCTAAACTTAATAGTGAAACAAAAAGTATTAAGACCTTTAGTCCAAACATATGTAGATATAAAGCTTATCATATATAAATGGATATTTGTGGGAAAAcgaaatgagaaaaatgaggttACAAGATATAAAAGGTAACTTGTTGTGCAAAGTTTCTCATAGAGAATTGGTATTAacaatgagaaaaaatattttaccgTGGTGGATACAATTACATTTTGGTGTCTAATAAGTTTAGTAGTCTTAGAAGGGCTAAATATGCATGCCATGGAATATGAAAATCCTTAGgggtttaaaatatttgaaacatttatctaaaaatcttgtattaaaagaaagatatgaaaataatttgatttgtcCATACAtgttcattaaaaaataaaaaagtatacaTGTTAATTTTATTGGTACTCttaaaaaactcataaaaacaataacttatttaaaaaagaaatttgaaataaaatattttggaagGACAAAATTTTATCTTGGCCTAAAACTTGAGGacgttttaaatagaatatttgtCTATCAATCAACATATATAAAGAAAGTTCTAAAACCGGTTTGAGATGGAAAAAATACATGCATTAAACTTACCAATGGTTGTCAATTCACTCAAGAGCGATGaagaaaaattcatttcatcCTCATGAAGATGGTGAAGATTTACTTAGTTATGaagttgttgggattgagccttagaaaacatgacatgatgtaacaaattgatatatatttataaattttatttat
Coding sequences:
- the LOC117912418 gene encoding indole-3-pyruvate monooxygenase YUCCA6-like; the encoded protein is MDFLREIEGKRAHDPIFNDKAMSSGRSFIPGPVIVGAGPSGLATAACLKEKGVPSVILERSNRIASLWQLNTYDRLCLHLPKQFCELPLMPFPENFPTYPTKQQFIEYLEAYAERFDIRPRFNESVARAEYDHTLGFWRVKTETTEYVCRWLIVATGENAEAMVPEIEGRRKFGGPMVHTSSYKSGDVYRGKRVLVVGCGNSGMEVCLDLCNHNARPSLVVRDSVHILPRQMLGKSTFGLSMWLLKWLPMRLVDHLLLIVSRFMLGDTAKFGLDRPKLGPLELKNLSGKTPVLDVGTLAKIKSGDIKICPGIRQLKCHAVEFVDGRTENFDAIIFATGYKSNVPFWLKERDLFSEKDGLPRRPFPNGWKGNCGLYAVGFTKRGLLGASMDAKRISEDIERCWKADAKRLTVKSHT